From one Pecten maximus chromosome 8, xPecMax1.1, whole genome shotgun sequence genomic stretch:
- the LOC117333277 gene encoding histone H1-delta-like, whose translation MSAAAASPSKKVKKASKPKAPAAHPKYEVMIAAAIAALKEKGGSSKIAIKKYILGNYKVADDNKSSALIKAALKRSVAKGALKQVKGTGASGSFKLGEKPKAAKKPAAKKVKKPKAAAAKPKKASGEKKAKSPKKAKKPAAKKPASKPKAKTPKKAAKKPAAKKPAAKKPAAKKAAKKPAKK comes from the coding sequence ATGAGCGCCGCAGCAGCATCTCCATCGAAGAAAGTAAAGAAGGCAAGCAAGCCAAAGGCTCCAGCAGCTCATCCTAAATATGAAGTTATGATAGCTGCAGCTATCGCAGCACTGAAGGAGAAAGGTGGTTCATCTAAAATCGCCATCAAAAAGTACATTCTTGGCAACTACAAGGTCGCCGATGACAACAAATCCAGCGCCCTCATCAAAGCTGCTCTAAAGAGAAGCGTTGCTAAGGGTGCACTGAAGCAAGTCAAAGGCACCGGAGCTTCTGGCTCATTCAAACTTGGAGAAAAGCCCAAGGCAGCCAAGAAACCAGCAGCCAAGAAAGTAAAGAAACCAAAGGCTGCAGCAGCTAAACCAAAGAAAGCCTCCGGCGAAAAGAAAGCAAAGAGTCCAAAGAAAGCCAAGAAGCCCGCAGCTAAGAAACCTGCATCCAAGCCAAAGGCCAAGACCCCCAAAAAGGCAGCCAAGAAGCCAGCAGCTAAGAAACCAGCAGCAAAAAAGCCCGCAGCTAAGAAAGCAGCCAAGAAGCCCGCCAAGAAGTAA